One stretch of Variovorax sp. 54 DNA includes these proteins:
- a CDS encoding class I adenylate-forming enzyme family protein, with product MSMTLALRRSIQATPERIATVFYQRRQSFRTFGDRVARLAGVLQTLGMRPGDRVGLLGVNSDRWLEVLMGVWWGGGVLNPVNTRWSVPEIVYSLDDCDTGILVVDDHFLDRVEGIRASAKRPPVFLYAGEGRAPEGMPSLAALIDATAPVEDADRAGDDLACILYTGGTTGFPKGVMHSHWTLWAIGVQRFAQTPMPDGSIALHVAPLFHMGGIGRALVQFIAGETHVLATAFDAREVLQTIERERVTDVLLVPTMLQALITHPEFDCFDLGSLQRMVYGASPIAEPVLERAMALLPGVAFTHSYGMTELGGATSNPPTNHGAEGRASGLSRSAGRANVGVIVKVVDANGQELPRGEVGELIVRGPNLMRGYWNKPEETARVLRDGWLYTGDGARMDEGGHIFIVDRLKDMIVSGGENVYSAEVENVIARHPAVQACAVIAVPHAQWGEAVHAVVVRKPGAQLDDAALHAHCRSAIAGYKCPKSIEFRESLPLSAAGKVLKRELREPHWAGQSRQVS from the coding sequence ATGTCCATGACCCTTGCGCTGCGGCGCTCGATCCAGGCCACGCCCGAGCGCATCGCCACCGTCTTCTACCAGCGGCGCCAGAGCTTTCGCACCTTCGGCGACCGCGTGGCCCGGCTGGCGGGCGTCCTGCAGACGCTTGGGATGCGGCCAGGAGACCGCGTCGGCCTGCTGGGCGTGAACTCCGACCGCTGGCTCGAAGTGCTGATGGGTGTCTGGTGGGGCGGCGGCGTGCTCAACCCCGTCAACACGCGCTGGAGCGTGCCCGAGATCGTCTACTCGTTGGACGACTGCGACACCGGCATCCTCGTGGTCGACGACCACTTTCTGGACCGCGTTGAAGGCATCCGCGCCAGCGCCAAACGCCCGCCGGTCTTCCTCTATGCAGGCGAGGGCCGCGCGCCCGAGGGCATGCCGTCGCTGGCCGCGCTGATCGACGCCACCGCGCCGGTCGAAGACGCAGACCGCGCCGGCGACGACCTGGCCTGCATCCTCTACACCGGCGGCACCACCGGCTTTCCCAAGGGCGTGATGCACAGCCACTGGACGCTGTGGGCCATCGGCGTCCAGCGCTTTGCGCAGACACCCATGCCCGACGGCAGTATCGCGCTGCACGTGGCGCCGCTGTTCCACATGGGCGGCATCGGCCGTGCGCTGGTGCAGTTCATCGCCGGCGAAACGCATGTGCTGGCCACCGCCTTCGACGCGCGCGAGGTGCTGCAGACCATCGAGCGCGAGCGCGTGACCGACGTGCTGCTGGTGCCCACCATGCTGCAGGCGCTCATCACGCACCCCGAGTTCGACTGCTTCGACCTGGGCAGCCTGCAGCGCATGGTCTACGGCGCCTCGCCGATCGCCGAGCCGGTGCTCGAACGTGCGATGGCCTTGCTGCCCGGCGTGGCCTTTACCCATTCCTACGGCATGACCGAACTTGGCGGTGCCACGTCGAACCCGCCGACGAACCACGGCGCCGAAGGCCGCGCGTCGGGCCTGTCGCGCTCGGCCGGCCGTGCCAACGTCGGCGTCATCGTGAAGGTGGTCGATGCGAATGGCCAGGAGCTGCCGCGCGGCGAGGTCGGCGAACTCATCGTGCGCGGGCCCAACCTCATGCGCGGCTACTGGAACAAGCCCGAGGAAACGGCGCGCGTGCTGCGCGACGGCTGGCTCTACACCGGCGACGGCGCCCGCATGGACGAGGGCGGCCACATCTTCATCGTCGACCGCCTCAAGGACATGATCGTGAGCGGCGGCGAGAACGTGTACTCGGCCGAGGTCGAGAACGTGATCGCGCGGCATCCGGCCGTGCAGGCCTGCGCGGTCATCGCCGTGCCGCATGCCCAGTGGGGCGAGGCGGTGCATGCGGTGGTGGTGCGCAAGCCCGGCGCGCAGCTCGACGATGCGGCCCTGCACGCCCACTGCCGCAGCGCCATCGCGGGCTACAAGTGTCCCAAGAGCATCGAGTTCCGCGAATCGCTGCCGTTGTCCGCCGCAGGCAAGGTGCTCAAGCGCGAACTGCGCGAACCGCATTGGGCGGGCCAGTCCCGCCAGGTGAGCTGA
- a CDS encoding NAD(P)H-dependent flavin oxidoreductase, protein MARFRTRITEGFGIRHPILLGGMHHLGQSDIVAAVVNAGAMGFITARSFDTLDEFRADLRRCRTLTGGRAFGVNLTLSRRAGANAQVPGWIEVALAEGVRHFESAGDSPEALVEPIHRGGGLLMHKCPSVRHAQSAARLGVDAIALVGCEEGGHPGANPLSAFVNGAFALEQIHLPLVLGGGIGSGRQIAAALALGADGVVMGSRFLVAREVRAHEALKRRIVEVGPEGSTAILGSIGDTWRVLHNEAAREVQRLEAQGARSHAEFGDLILSSRTRRRVYAEGDVDGGIVSFGPGGAFADEIVPAAQIVERLMRDAARAAGAFARQQITALEPEAAP, encoded by the coding sequence GTGGCGCGCTTTCGCACCCGCATCACCGAAGGCTTCGGCATCCGCCATCCGATCCTGCTGGGCGGCATGCACCACCTGGGCCAGTCGGACATCGTTGCGGCGGTGGTCAACGCCGGCGCGATGGGCTTCATCACCGCCCGGTCCTTCGACACGCTCGATGAGTTTCGCGCCGACCTGCGCCGGTGCCGCACGCTCACGGGCGGCCGGGCCTTCGGCGTCAACCTGACGCTGTCGCGCCGCGCCGGCGCCAACGCGCAGGTGCCGGGCTGGATCGAGGTGGCGCTGGCAGAAGGCGTGCGGCATTTCGAGAGCGCCGGTGATTCGCCCGAAGCGCTCGTCGAGCCCATCCATCGCGGCGGCGGCCTGCTGATGCACAAGTGCCCCAGCGTGCGCCATGCCCAGAGCGCGGCGCGCCTGGGCGTCGATGCCATCGCGCTGGTCGGCTGCGAGGAGGGGGGCCACCCCGGCGCCAACCCGCTGTCCGCTTTCGTCAACGGCGCTTTCGCGCTGGAGCAGATCCACCTGCCGCTCGTGCTCGGCGGCGGCATCGGCAGCGGGCGGCAGATTGCGGCGGCCCTGGCCTTGGGCGCCGACGGTGTGGTGATGGGTAGCCGCTTCCTGGTGGCGCGCGAAGTCCGTGCCCACGAGGCGCTGAAGCGGCGCATCGTGGAAGTCGGGCCCGAAGGCTCGACGGCCATCCTCGGTTCGATCGGCGACACCTGGCGCGTGCTGCACAACGAGGCCGCGCGCGAGGTTCAGCGCCTGGAAGCACAGGGCGCGCGCAGTCATGCCGAGTTCGGCGACCTGATCCTGTCCTCGCGCACGCGCCGGCGCGTGTATGCGGAGGGCGACGTGGACGGCGGCATCGTTTCCTTCGGGCCGGGCGGTGCGTTCGCCGACGAGATCGTGCCGGCCGCGCAGATCGTGGAGCGCCTGATGCGCGATGCCGCGCGGGCCGCAGGGGCCTTCGCGCGACAACAGATCACGGCGCTTGAGCCTGAGGCCGCGCCGTAG
- a CDS encoding crotonase/enoyl-CoA hydratase family protein, whose protein sequence is MTDFLNYEQDGHIVTLTMNDPERRNPLTGNTAVPEFLAAIDRIHADHSVRAVILTGAGSAFSSGGNVRDMGRYSELPAMELRREYRLGIQKLPLALFNLEVPVIAAVNGHAIGAGLDLACMCDIRVAAEEAKFAESFVKLGIIPGDGGAWLLPRIIGLSRATELTLTGQTIDARQAVEWNLVSRVVPREQLMPTARAIAEQIAANPPHAVRLAKRLLREALHSRLDTLLEMSAAFQVMSHQTADHHEAVAAFVEKRTPVFKG, encoded by the coding sequence ATGACCGACTTTCTGAACTACGAACAGGACGGCCACATCGTCACCCTGACGATGAACGACCCCGAGCGCCGCAACCCGCTCACCGGCAACACGGCCGTGCCGGAGTTCCTGGCCGCCATCGACCGCATCCACGCCGACCATTCGGTGCGCGCGGTGATCCTCACGGGCGCGGGCTCGGCCTTCTCGTCGGGCGGCAACGTGCGCGACATGGGCCGCTACAGCGAACTGCCGGCGATGGAGTTGCGCCGTGAGTACCGCCTGGGCATCCAGAAGCTGCCGCTGGCGCTGTTCAACCTCGAGGTGCCGGTGATCGCGGCGGTGAACGGCCACGCCATCGGCGCGGGCCTCGACCTGGCCTGCATGTGCGACATCCGCGTGGCCGCAGAAGAGGCCAAGTTCGCCGAGAGCTTCGTCAAGCTGGGCATCATTCCCGGCGACGGCGGCGCGTGGCTGCTGCCGCGCATCATCGGCCTGTCGCGCGCGACCGAGCTGACCCTGACCGGCCAGACCATCGACGCGCGCCAGGCCGTGGAGTGGAACCTGGTGTCGCGCGTGGTGCCGCGCGAGCAGCTGATGCCCACGGCTCGCGCCATCGCCGAACAGATTGCTGCCAACCCGCCGCACGCCGTGCGCCTGGCCAAGCGCCTGCTGCGCGAGGCGCTGCATTCGCGGCTGGACACGCTGCTCGAAATGTCGGCGGCCTTCCAGGTGATGTCGCACCAGACGGCGGACCATCACGAGGCCGTGGCGGCCTTCGTCGAGAAGCGCACGCCCGTGTTCAAGGGCTGA
- a CDS encoding acyl-CoA dehydrogenase family protein, giving the protein MFTEAIEAILVDHCTPAAIRAIENGGSATALWGALAESGFLELMASEDAGGAGLDLDAVFPIFVAMGRHAVPVPAAQRIAARALLGDVAPPPGLLTLAGHAQRAADGSVSAAHVAFGAIADHVLANLDGQRVLLDAARAQRTTSGIRGSLGASLRWTADAVGAPVGDNGAQVAVFSAALHAAALAGAMERLFAMTLGYCNDRVQFGKAIGKFQSIQHQLSVMAEHVACAGVAAELAFKAGEKIPPLLAAATAKARTSASVPLVASTAHALHGAIGVTEEFDLQLYSRRLHEWRMADGSETYWNRIVGEALLGSATPSVLQFTMEEIL; this is encoded by the coding sequence ATGTTCACCGAAGCCATCGAGGCGATCCTCGTTGACCACTGCACGCCGGCCGCCATTCGCGCGATCGAGAACGGCGGATCGGCCACCGCGCTGTGGGGCGCACTGGCCGAGAGCGGATTCCTCGAACTGATGGCGAGCGAAGACGCCGGCGGTGCCGGGCTCGACCTGGACGCGGTCTTTCCGATTTTCGTGGCCATGGGCCGGCACGCGGTGCCGGTGCCCGCGGCCCAGCGCATCGCGGCGCGGGCGCTGCTGGGCGACGTGGCACCGCCGCCAGGCCTGCTCACACTCGCGGGCCATGCGCAGCGTGCGGCCGATGGGTCGGTGAGCGCGGCCCACGTCGCGTTCGGCGCCATCGCCGACCACGTGCTCGCCAACCTCGACGGACAACGCGTGCTGCTCGACGCCGCCCGCGCGCAGCGCACGACGAGCGGTATTCGCGGCAGCCTCGGCGCGTCGCTGCGGTGGACGGCCGACGCTGTGGGCGCGCCGGTCGGCGACAACGGCGCGCAGGTCGCCGTGTTCAGCGCGGCGCTGCACGCCGCTGCCCTCGCGGGTGCGATGGAGCGCCTGTTCGCGATGACGCTGGGCTACTGCAACGACCGCGTGCAGTTCGGCAAGGCGATTGGCAAGTTCCAGTCGATCCAGCACCAGCTGAGCGTGATGGCCGAGCATGTCGCGTGCGCGGGCGTGGCGGCCGAGCTGGCCTTCAAGGCCGGCGAAAAGATCCCGCCCCTGCTCGCCGCCGCCACCGCCAAGGCGCGCACCAGCGCGTCGGTGCCGCTGGTGGCATCGACGGCGCATGCGCTGCACGGCGCGATCGGCGTCACTGAAGAGTTCGACCTCCAGCTCTACAGCCGTCGCCTGCACGAATGGCGCATGGCCGACGGCTCGGAAACGTACTGGAACCGCATCGTCGGCGAAGCACTGCTCGGCAGTGCGACGCCGTCGGTCCTGCAATTCACGATGGAGGAAATTCTCTGA
- a CDS encoding acyl-CoA dehydrogenase family protein has product MSQLLEAFRLAQLPDAAEAFRAEVRDFLATNLAPAAPAVRARTWMGFDAAFSRRLAQRGWVGITLPAAYGGAGLDAFRRFVLVEEMLAAGAPVAAHWIADRQSGPLINKFGTEAQKDFYLPRICRGEAFFCIGMSEPNAGSDLASVRTRATRVDGGWRLTGRKIWTTNAQRSHYMIALVRTSGAPEDRHGGLSQLIVDLSLPGIQVRPIVDLTGDAHFSEVTFDDVFLQDDALIGDEGSGWMQVNAELAFERSGPERLYSSVVLLDTWMQSLRRTGFTPADAVLLGGFTTQLATLRSLSIAVTTKLARGESPVVEAALVKDIGTEFEQAIPAAIEAAVAADPARGAEVDADLHRTIAYLSQISPTFSLRGGTREILRGMIARGLGLR; this is encoded by the coding sequence ATGAGCCAACTGCTCGAGGCCTTCCGCCTCGCCCAGCTTCCCGACGCGGCCGAGGCCTTCCGCGCGGAGGTGCGCGACTTCCTGGCGACGAACCTGGCGCCCGCCGCGCCCGCCGTGCGCGCGCGCACCTGGATGGGTTTCGACGCGGCCTTCAGCCGGCGGCTTGCGCAGCGCGGCTGGGTCGGCATCACCCTGCCCGCGGCCTACGGCGGCGCGGGCCTCGACGCCTTCCGCCGCTTCGTGCTGGTCGAGGAAATGCTCGCAGCCGGCGCGCCCGTGGCGGCCCACTGGATCGCCGACCGGCAAAGCGGCCCGCTGATCAACAAGTTCGGCACCGAGGCGCAGAAAGATTTCTACCTGCCGCGCATCTGCCGCGGCGAAGCCTTCTTCTGCATCGGCATGAGCGAGCCCAACGCCGGCTCCGACCTGGCCAGCGTGCGCACGCGCGCCACCCGCGTGGACGGCGGCTGGCGCCTCACGGGCCGCAAGATCTGGACGACCAACGCACAGCGCTCGCACTACATGATCGCGCTGGTGCGCACCTCGGGCGCGCCGGAAGACCGGCACGGCGGGTTGTCGCAACTGATCGTCGATCTCTCGCTGCCCGGCATCCAGGTGCGGCCCATCGTCGACCTGACGGGCGACGCGCATTTCTCGGAAGTAACCTTCGACGATGTTTTCCTGCAGGACGACGCCCTGATCGGCGACGAAGGCAGCGGCTGGATGCAGGTGAACGCCGAGCTGGCCTTCGAACGCAGCGGGCCCGAGCGGCTGTATTCGAGCGTGGTGCTGCTCGACACCTGGATGCAGAGCCTGCGCCGCACCGGCTTCACGCCGGCCGATGCCGTGCTGCTCGGCGGCTTCACGACGCAGCTTGCCACCTTGCGCAGCCTGTCGATCGCCGTGACCACCAAGCTGGCGCGCGGCGAGAGCCCCGTGGTCGAGGCGGCGCTGGTCAAGGACATCGGCACCGAGTTCGAACAGGCGATTCCCGCCGCCATCGAAGCGGCCGTGGCGGCCGACCCGGCGCGCGGCGCCGAGGTCGATGCCGACCTGCACCGCACGATCGCCTACCTGAGCCAGATCTCGCCGACCTTCTCGCTGCGCGGCGGCACGCGCGAGATTTTGCGCGGCATGATCGCGCGCGGCCTGGGCCTGCGCTGA
- a CDS encoding SDR family oxidoreductase — translation MTQQLCKDRVVVITGAGRGLGREYALEFARQGAKVVVNDLGGRGDGSPGAASGPALEVVAEIEAMGEQAIANGDDVADWAGAQRMIDAAVTTFGGLDVLVNNAGILRDRTLVNMDEEDWDAVIRVHMRGTFAPSRHAAAYWRNESKAGRQRDARIINTSSSSGLYCNAGQSNYGAAKAGIAALSVIASRELDRYGVTVNAIYPTAMSRLTEDIFASPKWQAIRNETPDFDPLDPSNVAPLVAWLGSSASRDITGRVFGARGGRITVAEGWHAGPRIEKQGRWTVEELGDLIPRLVKQAAPNALTTGEIPTEH, via the coding sequence ATGACGCAACAACTCTGCAAGGACCGCGTGGTCGTGATCACCGGCGCGGGCCGCGGCCTGGGCCGCGAGTACGCCCTCGAATTCGCACGCCAGGGCGCCAAGGTCGTGGTGAACGACCTCGGCGGGCGCGGCGACGGCAGCCCCGGTGCGGCCAGCGGCCCGGCGCTGGAGGTCGTGGCCGAGATCGAAGCGATGGGCGAACAGGCCATTGCCAACGGCGACGACGTGGCCGACTGGGCCGGCGCGCAGCGCATGATCGACGCGGCCGTGACCACCTTCGGCGGCCTCGACGTGCTGGTCAACAACGCCGGCATCCTGCGCGACCGCACGCTGGTCAACATGGACGAGGAAGACTGGGACGCCGTGATCCGCGTGCACATGCGCGGCACCTTCGCGCCCTCGCGCCACGCCGCCGCCTACTGGCGCAACGAGTCGAAGGCGGGCCGCCAGCGCGACGCGCGCATCATCAACACCAGCTCGTCCTCGGGCCTGTACTGCAACGCCGGCCAGTCGAACTACGGCGCGGCCAAGGCCGGCATCGCCGCCCTGTCGGTGATCGCCTCGCGCGAACTCGACCGCTACGGCGTGACGGTGAACGCCATCTACCCCACGGCCATGAGCCGGCTGACCGAAGACATCTTCGCGAGTCCCAAGTGGCAGGCGATCCGCAACGAGACGCCCGACTTCGATCCGCTGGACCCGTCGAACGTGGCGCCGCTGGTGGCCTGGCTGGGCAGCAGCGCGTCGCGCGACATCACGGGGCGCGTGTTCGGCGCGCGCGGTGGGCGCATCACGGTGGCCGAGGGCTGGCACGCCGGCCCGCGCATCGAGAAGCAAGGGCGCTGGACGGTCGAGGAATTGGGTGATCTGATCCCCCGGCTGGTGAAGCAGGCCGCGCCCAACGCGCTCACCACCGGCGAGATTCCCACGGAGCACTAG
- a CDS encoding Bug family tripartite tricarboxylate transporter substrate binding protein, which translates to MTRLKTFRLLGAALASLCALALPTAQAADAFPSRPVRFIVPLGPGSGSDTVTRLVARLVTPELGGQSTFIENKPGGDAVLAVQSVLASPADGYSVLMLSPSSMVINPLINDSLPYDAQKDLRPLATMLRSAAVLVTGAASPYKTYAEAMAAAKKSPKTVSMASYSNHYRIGALMLQQGAGVEFNYIPYKSPGQVQTDLMGGQVDLALLDVGGALPLIASGKVRPLAVTGKERHPKLANVPTVRESGQPNYDLYVWIGLGVAAKTPEPAVKTLEAALLKAMKQPEFTTYVTETAGAEVFTVGSKEMGDMIASERARYRALSKQVDLTQK; encoded by the coding sequence ATGACACGCCTCAAGACCTTCCGCCTGCTGGGCGCCGCACTGGCTTCGCTCTGCGCGCTCGCCCTGCCGACCGCGCAGGCCGCCGACGCCTTCCCGTCGCGCCCCGTGCGCTTCATCGTGCCGCTGGGCCCGGGCAGCGGCTCGGACACGGTCACGCGGCTGGTGGCCCGGCTCGTCACGCCGGAGCTGGGCGGGCAGTCGACCTTCATCGAGAACAAGCCGGGCGGCGACGCCGTGCTGGCGGTGCAGAGCGTGCTGGCCTCGCCGGCCGACGGCTACAGCGTGCTCATGCTCTCGCCGTCGTCGATGGTGATCAACCCGCTGATCAACGACAGCCTGCCCTACGACGCGCAGAAAGACCTGCGCCCGCTCGCCACCATGCTGCGCAGCGCGGCGGTGCTGGTGACCGGCGCCGCGTCGCCCTACAAGACCTACGCCGAAGCGATGGCCGCCGCCAAGAAGAGTCCGAAGACCGTGAGCATGGCCAGCTACAGCAACCACTACCGCATCGGCGCGCTGATGCTGCAGCAGGGCGCGGGCGTCGAGTTCAACTACATCCCCTACAAGTCGCCCGGGCAGGTCCAGACCGACCTGATGGGCGGCCAGGTCGACCTGGCGCTGCTCGACGTCGGCGGTGCACTGCCGCTGATCGCCTCGGGCAAGGTGCGGCCGCTGGCTGTGACCGGCAAGGAGCGCCATCCCAAGCTGGCCAATGTGCCCACGGTGCGCGAGAGCGGCCAGCCGAACTACGACCTGTACGTGTGGATCGGCCTGGGCGTGGCCGCCAAGACGCCCGAGCCTGCCGTGAAGACGCTGGAGGCTGCATTGCTCAAGGCCATGAAGCAGCCGGAGTTCACCACCTACGTGACGGAGACGGCGGGCGCGGAAGTGTTCACCGTCGGCAGCAAGGAGATGGGCGACATGATCGCTTCGGAACGCGCGCGCTACCGTGCCCTGTCGAAGCAGGTCGACCTCACGCAGAAATAA
- a CDS encoding acyl-CoA dehydrogenase family protein — MQFDLNEDQQALAQSLSRLLDDHYGFEQRRAIAHSPAGWSEAAWGQLAALGVTALGIPEAFGGLGGGAGDRLPVMQAFGRALLLEPYLASSVLGATAVLSAGSDAQKDRLLPALADGSLRMAWAHDEAQGRHAPLWIETRARRDGDRWHLDGAKSLVLHAGAASRFVVSARVSGQPGDEDGLVLFLVDAADAKLRPFRLIDDTPAGELVLDGTLAEPLGDASHHARAAEAIRATVAAGTAAVCADMVGTMEAAFALTTAYVNTRKQFGRLIGEYQALRHRVAEMAVALEMARSMAMAAAVAVDDPASDHAATDLPRAKLAIGRHARALCQQAIQSHGGIGMTEEYAVGHCLRRIHVLDQLFGDVDAQAARLARL, encoded by the coding sequence ATGCAATTCGATCTGAACGAAGACCAGCAGGCGCTGGCGCAAAGCCTTTCGCGGTTGCTGGACGACCACTACGGCTTCGAGCAGCGCCGCGCCATCGCCCACTCGCCGGCCGGCTGGAGCGAAGCCGCCTGGGGCCAGTTGGCCGCGCTGGGCGTCACGGCCCTGGGCATCCCCGAAGCCTTCGGCGGCCTGGGCGGCGGCGCGGGCGACCGGCTGCCGGTGATGCAGGCCTTCGGCCGCGCGCTGCTGCTCGAGCCGTACCTGGCTTCCAGCGTGCTCGGCGCGACGGCCGTGCTGTCGGCGGGCAGCGATGCACAGAAGGACCGCCTGTTGCCGGCCCTGGCCGATGGCAGCCTGCGCATGGCCTGGGCGCACGATGAAGCACAGGGGCGCCACGCGCCGCTGTGGATCGAGACCCGCGCGCGGCGCGATGGCGACCGCTGGCACCTCGACGGCGCCAAGTCGCTCGTGCTGCATGCAGGTGCCGCCAGTCGCTTCGTGGTGAGCGCGCGCGTGAGCGGCCAGCCCGGCGACGAAGACGGCCTCGTGCTCTTTCTCGTCGATGCCGCCGATGCGAAGCTGCGCCCCTTCCGCCTGATCGACGACACGCCCGCCGGCGAACTGGTGCTCGACGGCACGCTCGCCGAGCCGCTGGGCGACGCGTCCCACCACGCACGCGCCGCAGAAGCCATTCGCGCCACCGTGGCCGCCGGCACCGCCGCCGTCTGCGCCGACATGGTCGGCACCATGGAGGCGGCCTTTGCGCTCACCACCGCCTACGTCAACACGCGCAAGCAGTTCGGCCGCCTCATCGGCGAGTACCAGGCGCTGCGCCATCGCGTGGCCGAGATGGCCGTCGCGCTCGAGATGGCACGCAGCATGGCGATGGCCGCGGCAGTCGCGGTCGACGACCCGGCCTCGGACCACGCCGCCACCGACCTGCCGCGCGCCAAGCTGGCCATCGGCCGCCACGCGCGGGCGCTGTGCCAGCAGGCGATCCAGTCGCACGGCGGCATCGGCATGACCGAGGAGTACGCCGTGGGCCACTGCCTGCGCCGCATCCACGTGCTCGATCAGCTGTTCGGCGACGTGGACGCGCAGGCCGCGCGCCTCGCGCGCCTGTGA
- a CDS encoding acyl-CoA dehydrogenase family protein, with the protein MDLQLSADALAFRDEVRAFIAERLPADIRARLRRGHAARKQDTVAWQRILHERGWAAPHWPAEYGGAGLGTTERLVLLEELQRAGAPLPLPFNIAMLGPVLLRFGTEAQKRFFLPQLARLDLWFCQGFSEPDAGSDLASLRTRAVRDGDHYVVDGQKIWTTSAHHADWIFALVRTEQTARKQDGISFLLIDMKTPGVSVRPIVSIDGQHHLNEVFFDSVRVPVANLVGEEGRGWDCAKYLLASERTNIANVGLCWERLDAARELAADIRQGGARLLDDPKLGAELAELGAEIRALELTNWRFLLDPEIGRKNPGFASVLKLKGSELMQALTTLVARLAGPAGLERRDAEGDAARHPLAAATPRYFFHRATTIYGGSSEVQKDILAKTLLG; encoded by the coding sequence ATGGACCTGCAGCTCAGCGCCGACGCCCTCGCCTTTCGCGACGAGGTGCGCGCGTTCATCGCCGAGCGCCTGCCCGCCGACATCCGCGCGCGCCTGCGCCGCGGCCATGCGGCGCGCAAGCAGGACACCGTGGCCTGGCAGCGCATCCTTCACGAGCGCGGCTGGGCCGCGCCGCACTGGCCCGCCGAATACGGCGGCGCCGGGCTGGGCACGACCGAGCGGCTGGTGCTGCTCGAAGAGCTCCAGCGCGCCGGCGCACCGCTGCCCCTGCCCTTCAACATCGCGATGCTCGGCCCGGTGCTGCTGCGCTTCGGCACCGAGGCGCAGAAGCGCTTCTTCCTGCCCCAGCTCGCACGGCTCGACCTGTGGTTCTGCCAGGGCTTCTCGGAGCCGGATGCAGGCTCCGACCTGGCCTCGCTGCGCACACGCGCGGTGCGCGACGGCGACCACTACGTGGTCGACGGCCAGAAGATCTGGACCACCTCGGCCCACCACGCCGACTGGATCTTCGCGCTGGTGCGCACGGAGCAAACGGCGCGCAAGCAGGACGGCATTTCGTTCCTGCTGATCGACATGAAGACGCCGGGCGTGTCGGTGCGCCCCATCGTCTCCATCGACGGGCAGCACCACCTCAACGAGGTCTTCTTCGACAGCGTGCGCGTGCCGGTCGCCAACCTCGTCGGCGAAGAGGGCCGCGGCTGGGACTGCGCCAAATACCTGCTGGCCAGCGAGCGCACCAACATCGCGAACGTGGGCCTGTGCTGGGAGCGCCTGGACGCCGCCCGCGAGCTCGCGGCGGACATCCGCCAGGGCGGCGCGCGGCTGCTCGACGACCCGAAGCTGGGCGCCGAACTGGCCGAGCTGGGCGCGGAGATCCGCGCGCTGGAGCTGACCAACTGGCGCTTCCTGCTCGACCCCGAGATCGGACGCAAGAACCCCGGCTTCGCCTCGGTGCTCAAGCTCAAGGGCTCGGAGCTGATGCAGGCGCTGACCACGCTGGTCGCACGCCTCGCCGGCCCGGCCGGCCTGGAGCGGCGCGACGCGGAAGGCGATGCCGCGCGGCATCCGCTCGCGGCCGCGACGCCGCGCTATTTCTTCCACCGCGCGACCACCATCTACGGCGGCTCCAGCGAGGTCCAGAAGGACATCCTGGCCAAGACGCTCCTGGGATAA